A part of Arachis hypogaea cultivar Tifrunner chromosome 12, arahy.Tifrunner.gnm2.J5K5, whole genome shotgun sequence genomic DNA contains:
- the LOC140176807 gene encoding secreted RxLR effector protein 161-like, with protein sequence MDYTSASKLSRNSGTALEDKTHYRQLVGRLLYLTNTRPDIAYAMGRLSQFIDCPTNVHMQATQKVLRYLKGCPSVGFFFAADNDLKIIGFSNADWATCADSQRSITGHCFYFGRSLINWKSKKQSTIARSSSEAEYRALALATCQAQWLSYIMWDLGMPVIEPITLFCDNRSAIHIATNPIFYEKTTHIEVDCHTARNQHLSGLTHLMPVSSSNQLADFLTKALTPGPLQPIFSN encoded by the coding sequence ATGGACTACACCTCTGCCTCTAAGTTGTCTCGGAACAGTGGTACAGCGCTTGAAGACAAAACTCATTACAGACAACTAGTTGGGAGGCTGCTCTATCTAACCAACACCAGACCAGACATAGCCTATGCTATGGGGAGGCTTAGCCAGTTCATTGATTGTCCCACCAATGTTCACATGCAAGCAACTCAGAAGGTGTTAAGGTACTTGAAAGGATGCCCATCAGTTGGCTTTTTCTTTGCAGCAGACAATGATCTCAAAATCATTGGTTTTTCAAATGCGGATTGGGCAACGTGTGCTGACTCTCAAAGATCCATCACTGGCCACTGTTTTTATTTTGGAAGATCCTTAATCAATTGGAAAAGTAAGAAACAGAGCACCATTGCTAGATCATCTTCAGAAGCGGAATATCGTGCGTTGGCTCTTGCAACTTGCCAAGCTCAATGGCTATCGTATATCATGTGGGACTTGGGAATGCCAGTCATAGAACCTATTACATTGTTCTGTGATAACAGATCCGCCATCCACATTGCTACAAACCCCATCTTTTATGAGAAAACAACGCATATAGAAGTAGACTGCCATACTGCGCGCAACCAACACCTCTCTGGACTCACCCACTTAATGCCAGTGTCCTCTTCAAACCAATTAGCTGATTTTCTCACAAAAGCTTTGACACCTGGCCCTTTGCAACCAATATTTTCAAACTAG